The genomic stretch ctctattagaatgtatgttcataactactttctcaacctattgaagcaaaagagtaagtattgcctccactgaggctcaaacccaccacctcccgtataaagggaagggtttgatgccactagaccacaaggtccttggcaacaTAAATATTCTTTAATTAGCCCATTAATTTAATCTCATAGTTTTGTCCTCTGAGTTCAAATGCATGAATGTTCCTTGATCACGAGAGcatctagttttttttttttttttttttttcccctttttagacttttatttttttaaattatgggATATTAATTTCCTCTCTTTTGCATCATATATACCatagtacatatataatatatatcatagaAATCTTAGCAATTTCATCATGAACAATTAAGTTCAAGGAAGAATTATTGATTGTACGTGGGAGTAGATGGTAGGGGCCAGGTGGCACTATGTTTGAATTAACAAATGATAATAATCTAAGCAATACAAAACCATGGGTAGTCCATTTTATCAACTCAAGTCTGCCTCATGAATAGGGGACATAATTGAATTATGGCACTATTCAATTACTAGGGTTTGAACTTTGCTTCTATGTGAAAACATGATTACAATATGTGAAAACATGATTACAATAGAGACTGATCAACAAAACATTTTACTAgattattagttattagtaatGTAATTTTCTAAACGATAGAAATCATATGTGACTATTTAAAGGTATATactaaataaattttacttctatataatatttgtccGTAAATTACACCGGAGCGGTAAATCACACTAGAAAGTTAAGATTTAAAGTGTGTATAGATAACTCAATTCATGCGTAATAGCCAACAACGTAACCCACATAAAATAAGTAAATCACACTAGGAATTGAAGACTCGGAGATGTGCACTGGTAACCCACTTTCATGTAATAGCCCGCAAACCACACATATGAAATAAATCGCACTAATAAGACTTTTTGTGACCAGCTTAATTAAGATGatgttgacaaaaattaaacttgtaatctttatgtatgagaattatgttttatttacttatttttataaCATAAAGTGTGTGTTCCATTTAtagtatttcttaattatgtgcaaaattatttgttttaatatgtaaatatatcttaGCATCGCTCGCGAGATTACACTAGTTTATTATGTAAGTTTCTAACATTAATAACATGATACTTTGCTCCTCGTTAATTAGATTAATTGTACTCAGTTGATTATCTAAAGTTGGAATAATCATGCATGGTATCCTTTGAAAAGAGAATAAATAATGTATTGATTATTACACGAAATTTAGATTATACTTTTAAGTAGGGCCACGTTATCTTTGATTGTACATCAAAAAATATTAGGTTGGTACAAAATTTAGATGTCTCTACTCTAGTGCGAAATCTCGTAGGATAAGGATGcatcaattatttttgttgtatttgttattttttcaatttatttgatttttttatgtacctaaaaatatattaggttAATAAATGTTGacataatttgattaattaattaatttcgtTTTAGATAGTCAGGCACCAACAAACTAGAATCCATGAACATAAAGTCATATGTTGCCTAATACTACTGTTTATGATTTTGGAATTTAGTCGGCTGCTCAGAATGTTTGTTGCAATGTCTATGTCTTGTAacattttataatttgaatGAAAAGAAGATAGAGATACTATTTTAATCAAtacaataatattcatatttaattttaaaattttataactacTTGATGGAATACTGTCATGGTGTTTTCCCTAATCAGTCAGATCGGAAAGTCAACTCCACTCAGACAAGTGCTGGCATGTGAAACAACTCTTGAGGTATTCCATCAACTTGATGAATTATCTTAGAAAAGGCACGTGATATAATCGATCTAACTGACCAGTAGATACTATATAGGCGCTAGGTATCCCTTGTCGACGAGATTTTGACATGTGTGTCCTATAGTTCAATGCTATAAAAGTTGATTAATTTGCTCCCCAATATCGAGAAAgggacttttaatttggacctaAAACACGTAATCTTATCTCTCAAAATGTCTATAACATTCTGTTTCCGACCACAAACTCTAgagttatatatacatatataattaaacactATATTTATCCAcattaaaacattttatatacatattaacTTAACGTAGAGTCATtagataattaaaatatgattcaAGTGTGTGTCTTTCCATCTAAAATGATAACAGTGATGCTATTGAATTAcaagatatttggtaaataaaaaagACTTAAATCATTTAAATATGAGATCGAGAGTTTGAACTATACTTGTATTCAGCATAAGCTGACTCAAACAGTCAAACCTTTGAATGTTTTGACAAGTAGGAAAATTATTAAGGAGGCATGCATTACTGTAGTTGGAATGCTTATCTTGATAGTTCAATCATCAATGCACTCAATAATTTATTTCCATTGACCAAGCAACCCTAGGGGCCACTACTAAATTAAATGCTACATACTCCATAGTAGATAATGAGATAATCAACCTActacaatatttatttatttattaatgattaGAGAAATTTGTTATCGCTATTCGAACTAATGTGTTGATAAATTTAACTTCTGTATAATAGTTTATAAATCATACAAGAGAACTAATTGCACTATGAAAACTCGGTGCGATGAACTCGACTAAGAGAGTCTTGATAAAAATCGACTACCACGTAATGCTATATTTATGagcattataattattaaattattatttattattaacaaaagaaaaattaaatataacatTCTCAGTTTCTCACACAGTTAGCAAGCCTTTATGCATAACAGCAAgattattgattatatattcCCCAGCATATTGTAAATTTTTCGTAAATATTCTAAAAGGGGAATTAATCCCTTAGTAAGGTAATTAATAGAATCAAATTAAGAATGAATGGTAGAGACAATATGATGGTGTTACATAATTTCCAAAGTGAATAAAACTTCACTTCACTTCACTTAAGGTTGGAAATTCGAAAAACGAgattcagaaaacatttttctgtTTGATTATCAATGAAAAATACTCATCGGGTTAAAGAAAAAATCACCCActtcaacaaaaaatatatttctaaatttttaagtggaggatattttttttatctcacCATCAATTATCTCTCTCTTTATCAGTGATGTCAAAAGGGCGGATTAGTTCGTCATTTGGTTAGTTATTTTTGAACTGGACTGGACTAATCAAACGATAAAAATCTTGGTCCCACTAGGCCAATAACCTAAAAaagatttcaaaaaatatttaaattttttcttcaatttatttaatttagaattatcaaatttattaacaaccaattaaaatatgaattgcgCTAAGtcggaaatttttttaaaaaaattattagttttttttaatccttAACTAAtagttattacatttatttttttttgagtactaccactgaagcacaaagagtcaacaattgcctccactgaggctcgaacccacccccatCATcaatgtgagagtgttaataattaaatatgagttGTTGGTCCAAACCAACCAACATCCctttttttccaatttctttagttcataattattatatttatcaatcatatatttatttttattataattagttaaaattatgtatttacatctttttattataattattattaaaatctttacaactattacaaattttaatttataatttatttgaatatgaaTAATACTCTAGTAattattttcatcattaaaataattaatattttataaaatctaactttgtaatagatttatgttaaatagtTTTCTTACTTTTAGTCCaattccaccaaaaaaaaaatataaaaaaatatttaaaaataataattttcaaaaaatattttccttatttATAAACAACCTTTAATTGGATGTGGAAAAATTCAATATCATCGTCTATATAGAGTTTAAACCAACGGTTGATGATGAATTGAATAAGTCAATTTTGGgtagatgaagatgatgatgatgaattgaGTAGACCCCCACGAACGTCATACTTTAGACTTTGGGTCAAAAAGGCATCGCTAGGGTTTAAGCCATACAATTAGCATGCATGCCCATGCCACTATACTTGTTTGGGTTTATGTTTATCCATGGACTATATTTTCAACCCTAGTGGCTAGcttctatatatctatatctccatTAAGTTGTGTTATCAAtacaacttcttcttcttttttttttctttttttttttttatgaaagagaAATCTTTGTTATTacttgagaatatatatattgaataaattatatttatatatatggaataGTCTATAAATTACATATGAAAGAAAATCAATTGAGAGGGTATTAATCATAACTGAACCGTTGATTATCTAGTGCGAGAATCATGCTTTATTCAATACAAAATTTTGACTTAGTGTTTCACGTGAAGTCGTGTATACTTTTATAGTTACTGGTCCAAAATTGCAATGATCAATTGGCACCTTGACGTGATGGTGGGAAGTTGGGAAGTGAAGGATAatggaataaaaaattttaagcgataaatacaagaaaattctaaatttatCGCGAAAGCATGTAAACTATTGAATATTCTGGACCCCAACCCAAGACCTATTAGCCCACATTGTCACATGAGCAACTCAATTagtgaagtttgagaagaaagactAGAGATCGAGTTTGACACAGACTCTGTCGAGTTGGAACGTAGAGAGTCCTTGGAGTAGAGATTTAATCTTTTTgggaagaatataatatatattaattatatctaaaatatggcagctttggagatGCTTCCATATATGGAGTCTGATTATATTGGTACTGTTTCTGACTTTATGTCCATAATTCAAGCATTCTGATAGGCCAGATAAGGCCCTAATGAACCCAACACCTAAAGCCCAATTCTTTCTACACTTGTTTGGATTGCTTAGGTAGGCCTATCTTTAGCTTGCAGGCccgatttaatttatttgatttgataacTCATTTTTCTAGACTTTGTCAATCtgagttttttttagtacaattaaCTCTGTTAACTCGAACTCACCCTCTTCCATGTAGAAGTGCAATCGAGTGATACTATACCACAAGATCTTTAGTAATGTAAATTCAGAGTTATTCAAGTGATTTCAAATTTCTCCATCACCTATACAATTTTACATGTCTTCACCCACCCAAACAAAAGGTACTATGTAAGACGACTACATTGTAAGGTTGATTAAacattcaattttaatatattgaatgcttatttttaaagtattatagatttatttttaggtaatgcattaaaaatgaacatgtaatccattaaaaatgaatatgtaatatattaaaattaagcttttaatatatttaaaatgaacatatatatcattataaatCCATGAAGTCACTATTACAAGTTCATAAAATTACCATTATTGATTTATAAAGTTACTATTGTAAGAATGTATTAAGCTCAAATCAAAAAGGTCAATAGGCAACTCTTACAAAAAGTTAAACTTCGTACATTGTGATTACTACTTAACCAATTCAACTAAAATTTCCCTGATATGGCGATGTATGTCCTGAATAAGCTTTGCCTTGTAATTCTAATTATAAACTGctaaaaaatcattataattatcaagttaataATATCACTAACTTAATTATAATTGCCTCCAATTTTTTATCCAATacataaaatcataaaaatttgTCTCTCTCAATCAAAATATCAATAAACCGCCTTAATCCCTTGACGTGCAACGACCGGTTTCGTTTTCCAACTGTCTTTCTAGGGTTTTTAGTGATTAAACGACACCCACCGTCCCTTTCCCTCCAttctctctccctctttctCATTCTCAGGTGCGCTTCTATTTCCCATTCAATTTCACCTATATACCTGCAAATGTATTCGCTTCTATTCATATTACTGCATTTATAGCTCAATACTATTTCTCCGTCAATGGCAAGAGCCCCTGCCAGAACCCTCCTCTATCTCTGTTCCTCTTCCAAGAGAAACTTCTTTAGGGCCACAGTTTTTCCCTGCTCAAACCGTTTCCTCCATGCCCGAACTCCAGAGAAATTCCAAGATTACCCCTTCCATGAGCCCAGATTACAACCCCAGCCTCAATTCTTGCACACCCACTTCGCCCAATTCACAAAGTTTGGATTTTTTGGTTTCAGTGGACGCCATTTTTCGGCGCTGGTTGGGAATGATGGTTCTTGTTCGAGTCCAGGGGAAAGTGTGGATGGTGAAGCTGGGAATTTGGAGTTGGGAAAGGAGGAGAATGAAGATGGGAAGGTTGGGTGTGAGAAAAGACTGGATTTTGGTCATATAGTGGGCCGTGATCCAGTGGAAATTTATAGGGAGCTCAGAGATGCTAGCAAGGGGGAGAAGCAAACCCGGGGAGATTGGGATTCCTGTACTGAGATTTTTAGTTGTTTTGCAAAGTCTGGATGGGCATCAAATCAGGCATTAGCTGTTTATATTGGGGCTTCATTTTTCCCCACTGCAGTGCTTAAATTTCGTAAGTTTTTCTTCAAGAAATGTAAGACTGACATTGTTAAATATTTGGTCTCCCTTGGCCCTTCTCATGAAGCTGAGGAGTTCTTGTTTCCAATGTTTGTTGAATTTTGCTTTGAGGAGTTTCCTGATGAAATTAAGAGGTTTAGGTCTATGGTTGAGTCAGCAGATTTGACAAAACCGCATACTTGGTTCCCATTTGCAAGGGCTATGAAACGTAGGATTATATATCACTGTGGTCCGACTAATAGTGGAAAGACGTATAATGCGCTTCAGAGATTCATGGAAGCGAAGAAAGGGATCTATTGTAGTCCACTAAGGTTGTTGGCCATGGAGGTTTTCGATAAGGTTAATGCTGTAGGGGTTTATTGTAGCCTCCTCACTGGGCAAGAGAAGAAGTCGGTTCCATTTTCGAGTCATGTTGCTTGTACTGTTGAGATGGTGTCTACGGATGAGTTGTATGATGTGGCTGTTATTGATGAAATACAAATGATGGCAGATTCGTGTAGAGGATATGCATGGACGAGGGCTTTGCTTGGGTTAAAGGCCGATGAGATACATTTATGTGGCGATCCGAGTGTTTTGAATATTGTTAGGAGGATTTGTTCTGATACGGGGGATGAGTTGGTAGAGCAACATTATGAGCGGTTTAAACCGTTGGTGGTCGAAGCGAAGACCCTTCTTGGGGATCTGAAAAATGTAAAATCTGGAGATTGTGTTGTTGCGTTTTCGAGGAGAGAAATATTCGAGGTTAAATTGACAATTGAGAAGTTAACGAATCATCGTTGTTGTGTTATATATGGAGCATTGCCACCAGAAACTCGCAGGCATCAGGCTTCGTTGTTTAACGATCCGGATAACGAGTACGATGTCCTGGTTGCTAGTGATGCGGTAGGAATGGGATTGAATCTAAATATTCGACGGGTTGTCTTCTATAACCTGTCAAAATATAACGGTGACAAGATTGTCCCCGTTCCAGCGTCTCAGGTGAAGCAAATTGCTGGAAGAGCTGGCAGGAGAGGAAGCAGATTTCCCGAAGGATTAACCACCACTTTGCATCTGGAGGATTTGGATTATTTGATCGAGTGCTTGAAGGAACCTTTTGATGAAGTTAAGAAAGTCGGGCTCTTTCCTTTCTTCGAGCAGGTCGAGCTATTTGCGGGGCAACTCTCAAATGCCACCTTCTCGGAGTTACTCGAAAAGTTTGGAGCTAATTGCCGTTTAGATGGTTCTTACTTCCTGTGTCAACACGGTCACATAAAGAAAATAGCTAATATGTTGGAGAAAGTCCAGGGATTATCTCTCGAAGATCGTTTCAATTTTTGCTTTGCCCCTGTTAACATCAGAGACCCGAAAGCAATGTACCATCTACTAAGGTTTGCGTCGTCATATGCCCAAAACCTGCCTGTTAACATAGCGATGGGCATGCCAAAGTGCTCTGCCCGTAATGATTCGGAGCTCTTGGATCTCGAGACTAGACACCAAGTGTTGTCTACTTATATGTGGTTGTCTAACCACTTTGAAGAGGAAAAGTTCCCGTATTTTAAGAAGGCTGAGGCAATGGCAGCGGGCGTTGCTGAATTACTGGGCGAGTCACTGACTAAAGCTTGCTGGAAACCAGAATCGAGATCAGGCGGAAAACCTAGGATGCAGGAGAAGGATAATAGGTATGTTAAGCAAAGACCACTCATTAGTTCATATGAAATTTATGGCTTTGACTTTGGATTATTTAGCCCTCATTAGTTGATCATATGCTCTTTCCATGGCTTTGTAACCTCAGTCTTACACCTTTTCCCTTTTAAAATCTCTACAAGAATGTATATTGAATTCAGGAAAATTTTCCCATTTAAGTATTTAACACTACCTTGACACGTTCTAGGGAAAAGCGTGAGAAATCATTACCAGGACAGCAAGAGGAGAACAAGGTTGCTGCACAATGCTCCTAATGAGGTATATATTCTCGGCTTTTAATTTCTTCCATAGCAAGCTGAGCTTGTAATAGAGCTACAGTGAACCAAATGTAAAACAGTTGAAAACGTAAATGAGACTGTAAAAGAACATTTCTTCCTCAACTGACCTGCCGCGATTTCTTCTGTTGGCTGTCTGCACGTATTGTCATCAAATATCGTCTCCCATTTTAACTGTCTTTTGCATTTCAGGTAGTAGTAGCGGGACAGAAGGAAATGGATCAAGATTGTGCATTTCTGACTCAACGCCTCAACGTCATGATTTATTCGAAAATGGGTTCTCATGTGCGTTTCTTGGCCAAAACATACGCTTTCTCGACACAGATGGAACAGAATACCATTCTCGCCATTCTTCATCGGTTCGTTGAATGCCATACTCTGACCAGAATCCCGATGCTCACTATAATCAACTGGTGAATTACAGTAATAGTAAGCTCTTGGCATTGGATCAAGAGGGATGATTTGAAAAGACAGCTTGTTGGAGGTGGTAGAAGTTCAGTTTTTTTGTAGCTAATCTTATTTGTAGGTTCATACTCCTTAAGTCCTTTTCTTATACAGAACAAATGGTGATGAAAGTATTCATGCTGTGTTAAAAGCCTCCCCCAAAGTACATTCTTTTTGACAGTATTCCATATGAAAAAAGGTCAATTTTTGTCtaagtttattaccgaaatggtacAATTCTTTGATCATACCCCCTACTATTATATGATAACAAAAAGCGATAGATTCTTTGGTCATATccctattattatatatgatagTAGAAAGTGATAATTCTTTATCATACTTGCTACTATTATATATGAGATTATACCAACTGGGTCCCTTCACCAGGTGTTCTAGGACGGAAAGGATGAAAATACCCCTATCAAACGAATATTTAATGTAGAATCTAACAAAAGATTACTTTAAGTAACATTTTCGTAATTAAGGGACTAAACCAAGCAAAAGATTTAAGAAAAGATTACTTTAGGTAACATTTTCGTAATTAAGGGACTAAACCGAGCAAAAAATTAATCAGGGAACCCCAACTGCTATAATCTCTATAAGCATAAACATAGTCACATAGATAAGCACACACTTTCCTATCAAGATAGCACTACTTCAAGTATTTCTATCAGTTTATGCATATTAGCTTTTCCCATACAAATAGACATCAAACCTGGTGTAGAGAGCACAATGTTATCAAATGTGGGAACAACCACATAGGTAGGCAGCCTGTTAAGGAAAATTACAGAAAAAAGGTACAAACAGCAAACCAAAATTACATTGCCATTTATGAGAATTTTATGTATGGCACTAAGGTTTTCAGGTTTGCTGTTTTTCCAGTCCTTTGTCCTCAGTAAAGAATCCATCACAattcaattgaacaaaaaaaaaaaaaggcaaaaaagtGGATGGAGACTCTTATTACAGGGTCTAAAATCACCACTCACTTCTTCAGCAATGTCGCGCTGCATTGTGCCATGATCTTTGATGCTCTGGTTATCGAGTCTGTCATGTAGAAGTTGTCTACGACGGGTTTAAATGGGGCGGGACTTATGGTTTGCTTGCATTCGGGCTTCAAAAGGGTCGAGAATGTTGCTGGTTGTCTCTCGTCTATCTCCAACAGATTTGGTGCAACAGTCCTCATCCGAGAGCGGATTGCCCCAAGGGAATCATAAGGCAGCGGGACACCTGCAACCTCAGATAACGCTCTAACTATCTTCCAATCATCCCTAGCGTCACCGACTGTGGGTACTGCTGGTACTGTGGTTTGAGCACATCCTTCTGTATTTACATACGTTCCTTCTTTCTCGCTAAAAGCTGATGCTGGGAGGATCACGTTGGCACGGTACACACTGCGGTCACCATGGTGACCTTGGTAAACCACAAAGGCATCACTCGGGAGTTTATCGAGGTTGACATCATCAGCACCCATCAAATAGAGAAACTTTGCGGAGTCTATGCATTTATCAGATTCTGGCACGAGCCCAAGGTCAAGAGCTGCGGCCTGGGCAGCGTTCATCAGCAATACATTGAGTCCATTCCAATCAGGTCTAACAACGTTTGCTTTTTTTGCAATATTCTGAACAGCAGCAAAAACTGCATCCTGATCTTCCCTCTCAAATATACCAGCACCGACAATGATGACCGGGTTCTTGGCATTTGAGAGAGCTGAGAAAAATTGATGGCGACCTTCGGCAATTTCAGTTAGGGTTTGAGGTCCCGTGCCAAGATGTTCATGATCATAGTTGAAGTCAGTAGCTGGGCCAATATAACCAACCTTAGCCTGCGTTGCACGAACTGTTTTACGGATTCTTGCATTCACCATTGCAGCTTCGACTCTTGGCTGGCAATCCAAGAAGAAAAATGCATTATATACAGAAAAAGGCCCAAGGAGAAAAGTGTTGTCCTCTCATATATGCCATAAAATTATTTGTTCCCTTTGTTTAATAGCAACCTAAATGCTAAAACTCAGACTTGTAACAGGAGGCTGTTGAGAAAtccaaattatatttataaaaaaaaataattaaaaaaaataaaaaggtcaaTTGACATTTACCTGGGTACCAACCAAGAGGAAAACATCTGCTTTCTCCAAACCACTTATGCCAgtattcataatatattcaGACCGCAAATCAGCATTTGAAGAAATGCCATTTCCTTCACACAAGACGTTGTTTGACCCCAATCTATTCAAGATATCCTTCAGTGCCATCATGGATTCTGCATCAGACAGCTTACCAGCAACTCCAACAATTTCCTCGGGCTTAACTTTATGTATAACGTCAGCAACCACAGCTAGGGCATCACGCCAGCTCACAGTCTTAAATCGTCCATCTGCCCCTCGAATCATGGGGTCATTTAACCTTTGCCTCTTCAAACCATCATAACAGAAACGTGTTTTATCTGATATCCATTCCTCATTTATGTCCTACACAAGAAAATTTAGAAATTCACTACACCAGCTTATACTGTAAAAACCAATAATAGAATCTTGCACAATTGATATGGTCATAATTTGACCTTTAAAAAGTTAACTAGTTGAGAGCAACATCAAGACTCAGCTTAGGCATGCCTAGGAAAAACATACACAGAAAAGCAAGAAACTAAAAATACCATCTTTACACCATACAAACATTGCAAATCATTCCTTAAATGAAAATCTATGATAATTCGTCTTCGAAGTTCAAACTACAGAATCCTGATAGAAACATCATGAAAGCACTTGAATCTATAAAGCAAGAATTTCCTGAACATAAAGAGTGgactatagattcacacaacaATTCAATTTGATAAGAGTACCTCATTCAAACGTGGCACAATGCGCAAAACCTCGGGACCCCTACTGTCAATTCGAATATTTGAACCAACAGCATCTGTAACATCAATGCTCTCAGTACCCTTTAACTCCCAATTTCTAGCTTTGAAGGCAAAAGGCTTTGAAGTAAGGGCTCCAACAGGACAAATATCAATAACATTCCCCGAAAGCTCACTTGTCATCAGTTTCTCAACATATGTTCCAATTTCTTCTCCACTACCACGACCCAAAATACCAAGATCCTGCACACCAGCTACTTCAGTTGCAAATCTAACACACCTGTTAGAATAACATGGTCATATCAGATCAAAGTTTGAAGCCATATCATGAGTCAAAATCATGTCCACATTTTGACAAACTGACACATGTGCCAGATAATCattattatacacaaaaatcacaaaacCAAAAGAAGGCAGCATAAAGTGAAGTATTTTGAGAACTCAGATAAATTTAAGCACAATAAAGAAACAGGTTGACAACTGTGCATTACATGCTGGAAATTAATTACAAACATACCTTGTACACTGAATGCACCTGGTCATCACGGTCTTGACCAATGGACCCAGATTCTTGTCAACCACAGATCTCTTCATTTCAGTAAAACGGCTCCGATCAGATCCAAAAGCCATAGACTGATCCTGGAGATCACATTCACCACCTTGATCACAAATTGGGCAATCTAATGGATGATTGATTAGCAAAAACTCCATTACTCCTTCTCGGGCCTTCTTGGCAACAGgagtatttgtttttattttcattcctGAGAAATAGTTTCCAAATAATTAGCAACATCAACCAAAACATTCAATTATCAAAACTACTTTGATACTCATATTAGAAAGAATCAGAATGCTCGGATTACACAAGAAGTCAAAACCAAAGCACTTTTTGTATCCATGGCTATTTGTCCAcccctcttctctctctctccctctctctctgtCTGTAATCTGTTTACTCTTCTGTGTAATGCAATggagtaattttattttcatttttaaattaaagctCTTTATATTTCTTCAATTATGCACCAATACACCACAAACACGGAATACAATAAGCATAATATAGGCTAAAGACTAAAACCCATAATGTGCAAATGCTAAATAATTAGAAGTATATTGCATTTCATATTCATATAGTCATAAACACATGAcaccaaataataaatagataaataaaatttcagttgTTAATTCCATAACTATTACTCCTAAGAAGATTTCACTGagaatttcaattttcattcttaTGAGACACAGTAATAAATTTTTACACCAAAGATCCGTTATGGCAACAAATCACTAAGCCCTACAATTTTTCTATAAGCTGCAAATAACTGAATAACCAAATATCATGACCTAAAAGCAAAAGGCAGGATCATAATTCACATGAAATTATGACGTTCTAATTTTTCTCCTAAtgattgaattttaattaaaaggaaGTGAAAGCAAATCATACGCATGAAAACAAAATCCGCAAACCTGGGAGTGCGGGCATAGCGCAAGAGGCAACGGGTTTGGGGGACTTCTCGACCTCGACGAGGCACATACGGCAGTTTCCGGCGATGGAGAGGCGGCTGTGGTAGCAGAACCTGGGAATGTCAACGCCGGCGATCTCGCAGGCCTGGAGAACCGTCATCCCCTTGGGGATTTTGACCGGGTAATCATCAACGAACACCTCGATGGCGTCATCCGGGTTGGGGAAGTGGACGCGGGCGCCTCCGACGGGATTCCGCTTGGGGAGATCCGCCGCAGCAGCAGGCTCTTGAGCAGCTGAAGCCTCGGCGTTGC from Ipomoea triloba cultivar NCNSP0323 chromosome 12, ASM357664v1 encodes the following:
- the LOC115999833 gene encoding DExH-box ATP-dependent RNA helicase DExH18, mitochondrial, with the protein product MARAPARTLLYLCSSSKRNFFRATVFPCSNRFLHARTPEKFQDYPFHEPRLQPQPQFLHTHFAQFTKFGFFGFSGRHFSALVGNDGSCSSPGESVDGEAGNLELGKEENEDGKVGCEKRLDFGHIVGRDPVEIYRELRDASKGEKQTRGDWDSCTEIFSCFAKSGWASNQALAVYIGASFFPTAVLKFRKFFFKKCKTDIVKYLVSLGPSHEAEEFLFPMFVEFCFEEFPDEIKRFRSMVESADLTKPHTWFPFARAMKRRIIYHCGPTNSGKTYNALQRFMEAKKGIYCSPLRLLAMEVFDKVNAVGVYCSLLTGQEKKSVPFSSHVACTVEMVSTDELYDVAVIDEIQMMADSCRGYAWTRALLGLKADEIHLCGDPSVLNIVRRICSDTGDELVEQHYERFKPLVVEAKTLLGDLKNVKSGDCVVAFSRREIFEVKLTIEKLTNHRCCVIYGALPPETRRHQASLFNDPDNEYDVLVASDAVGMGLNLNIRRVVFYNLSKYNGDKIVPVPASQVKQIAGRAGRRGSRFPEGLTTTLHLEDLDYLIECLKEPFDEVKKVGLFPFFEQVELFAGQLSNATFSELLEKFGANCRLDGSYFLCQHGHIKKIANMLEKVQGLSLEDRFNFCFAPVNIRDPKAMYHLLRFASSYAQNLPVNIAMGMPKCSARNDSELLDLETRHQVLSTYMWLSNHFEEEKFPYFKKAEAMAAGVAELLGESLTKACWKPESRSGGKPRMQEKDNREKREKSLPGQQEENKVAAQCS
- the LOC115999050 gene encoding NADH dehydrogenase [ubiquinone] iron-sulfur protein 1, mitochondrial gives rise to the protein MGLGLLASRTLRSSRVFSPAGRNFFLRSIGSTPELRNAEASAAQEPAAAADLPKRNPVGGARVHFPNPDDAIEVFVDDYPVKIPKGMTVLQACEIAGVDIPRFCYHSRLSIAGNCRMCLVEVEKSPKPVASCAMPALPGMKIKTNTPVAKKAREGVMEFLLINHPLDCPICDQGGECDLQDQSMAFGSDRSRFTEMKRSVVDKNLGPLVKTVMTRCIQCTRCVRFATEVAGVQDLGILGRGSGEEIGTYVEKLMTSELSGNVIDICPVGALTSKPFAFKARNWELKGTESIDVTDAVGSNIRIDSRGPEVLRIVPRLNEDINEEWISDKTRFCYDGLKRQRLNDPMIRGADGRFKTVSWRDALAVVADVIHKVKPEEIVGVAGKLSDAESMMALKDILNRLGSNNVLCEGNGISSNADLRSEYIMNTGISGLEKADVFLLVGTQPRVEAAMVNARIRKTVRATQAKVGYIGPATDFNYDHEHLGTGPQTLTEIAEGRHQFFSALSNAKNPVIIVGAGIFEREDQDAVFAAVQNIAKKANVVRPDWNGLNVLLMNAAQAAALDLGLVPESDKCIDSAKFLYLMGADDVNLDKLPSDAFVVYQGHHGDRSVYRANVILPASAFSEKEGTYVNTEGCAQTTVPAVPTVGDARDDWKIVRALSEVAGVPLPYDSLGAIRSRMRTVAPNLLEIDERQPATFSTLLKPECKQTISPAPFKPVVDNFYMTDSITRASKIMAQCSATLLKK